Genomic DNA from Lentimicrobiaceae bacterium:
CTTACCGGATTGCATTGTGTGGGCATGTGTGGAAGCTTTATTATAGGCTATACTGCGAGGGATGCCGGACAGAGCCGGTCAGTCATTGGTTCGCATATATGGTACGGTGCCGGAAAAACTTTATCGTATGCCATGTTGGGTGCAATATTTGGCTTTGCAGGCTCGTTTTTCCATATTACCCCTTTGATTAGCGGAATAAGTATCGGCCTTGCCGGCGCTTTTTTGATACTGTACGGGCTGAATATGCTCCATGTTTTTTCAATAGTAAAAGCCATTCGTATCAGACAGCCTTTAGCAATGGCAAGTTACGCTACAAAAACAAGGCGGAAATCCAAAAGCCCATTCTTTATCGGCTTTTTCTCCGGTTTTATTCTGGGTTGCGGACCGTTACAGGTGATGTATGTGATGGCAGCCGGCAACGGAGATGCACTGGAAGGCGCAAAATTTTTAACTTTATTTGGTTTGGGTACATTACCCGCTTTGTTTTGCTTTGGCTTGCTTACGCGGATGCTCACCCTTACCATGACGCGCCGTTTTGTTCAGGCATCGGGTATAATTCTGATTGTTTTAGGTTCGATGATGCTTAACAAAGGCGTACTGAAAACCAGGTCTGGTGACGAGGCGAAGAAAAGTTGTTGTCATGAACAGGTTGATGAAAAACAGTAAACAAAAGGAACATGTGGGATGTTTGTTATTCAGTAGATAAACAAAGATTGATAGCAGAAAAGATGAGGAGATAAGATGAACAACATAAAAACCATTACCGTGCCGGTTACAGGGATGTCGTGCAGCAATTGTGCCTTGACCGTGGAAACGAATGTGCGCAAACAGCCCGGTGTTGCAGAAGCCAACGTGGACTTTGCCGGCGAAAAGCTGACTGTGGCTTTCGACACGGCGCAGCTCAGCGAAAAAGACATCATTGCCAGCGTAAAACAGGTGGGCTATGGCGTTGCAACCGGCAAAACGGAACTGCCCATCACCGGAATGCAGGATCATACCGATGCCTTAAAATTAGAGAAAATACTCGTTAAACAGAATGGCGTACTTTCCGCAAGGGTTGCCTATGGAACCGAACGGGCTACG
This window encodes:
- a CDS encoding sulfite exporter TauE/SafE family protein, which codes for MIVTKEIHVSGMQCTGCVTIIEEALYQIDGILFAKADYDKATVEVSFDADKTGWDAIQQACAAKGYTLEIFPVSNFQKKIKIILSLLALAGLFAVIMLARKFGTRLSLPEINSQTGNGMIFLVGLLTGLHCVGMCGSFIIGYTARDAGQSRSVIGSHIWYGAGKTLSYAMLGAIFGFAGSFFHITPLISGISIGLAGAFLILYGLNMLHVFSIVKAIRIRQPLAMASYATKTRRKSKSPFFIGFFSGFILGCGPLQVMYVMAAGNGDALEGAKFLTLFGLGTLPALFCFGLLTRMLTLTMTRRFVQASGIILIVLGSMMLNKGVLKTRSGDEAKKSCCHEQVDEKQ